Genomic window (Cyprinus carpio isolate SPL01 chromosome B7, ASM1834038v1, whole genome shotgun sequence):
TCCATCTtatcaaataagaaaaaatgtagggCCAGAGAAATTAAATTAGCCATTTAATTATCACAAATTAACCAGAAAGAAATTATTAGCCATCCTGCCCTTGGGATATCAGCAAAAGCTGCTGAGAAAAACTTGTATTAGTTGGCCACTAATCTTTAACCAAAAcagtatgactgactttcttctgtggaacataaaagaagatttgAGAAATGTCAGTGGTTTTGTCCGTAGAATTAAAGTAAACTTTTAAACTTCTGtaactaacatttaaaataccatcttttgtgttccacagaagaaaaaaaaaatgcaaattgtaacatgacatttttaatttttgagtgaaccacCTTTTAAGATGGAATGCTTTCTAATGCGATTTCAGTCATTATTCAAATGTCAACATCTTAACAAGAATTACAGATATGGCTACGTGACAAACTCTAAGGTGAAGTTTGTGATTGTTGTGGACTCCTCCAACACGTCTCTACGAGACAACGAAATTAGAAGTGTAAGTTCCATAGGTGTATTGTgtcagtttcataaaaaaaaaaaaaaaaaaaaaaaaaaaaaaaagtcaatcagATGGGTTTAATGAGCATTATCTTTCCTCAGATGTTCAGAAAGTTGCACAACTCCTTCACTGATGTAATGTGTAACCCATTCTACAATCCTGGTGATCCAATTCAATCAAAGTAAGTGCATTTAGTGAATGCATACATTTGAGGTATTTGCTGTGTGTATTGACTGATCTGCTAACACAGGGGTCACcaaactgcacaaacacacctgcctggaaatTTCTAGTATGCCTAATACTAAGGCGctgattagttggttcaggtgtgtttgattagggttggagctaaactctgcaggacactgagTCTGGTGACCCCTGcgctaatataataataaaacttctttttttttttcttctcagggcTTTTGACAGTATAGTTTCAACTATGATGGTGCAGGCCTTCTGATGTCCTTTCTTCAcaattgtatatatttacatgaatgTCTATTGTGTATTGTTCAGaaggtgaaaataaatatttaatttttgtttcgtGAAATGACGTGTgataatgttgattttatttacattgatTTTGACTTCAATTTAAGCACTGAAATTCCAAAACAGACAAAGTACTGAAATTCACAAGACATCTCAGCCTCTTACAGGCATGGTATTTTaaagaaatggaataaaatataaataaaatagcaacCAATCAATACAAATCAACTCTCCGTTTTTGTAGTGTCATTCAAGCTACACACACATAGAAAAATAATAACTGAGCTCCCGTCATGCAATTACTGAAACATAAATTAATCAGCACCAAGAAGTGCTTTGAAGATAACAGAAAAGTCCAAATTGAATATCAAAAAGAATCGACCCAAGGATCAGCTAATCCATTTTCCCTGAaacaaaaattacagttttatgaCATCTTAAAAAAAGGCTCTAATTCTGGATTAACAAGCATGGATGTACAAATGCCACATTTGCAAGAAAGCAAGTATAAATGTTAAGATACCACTTATGATAACTGAAATATTGCAATAATGTTTGTCTTTACAAA
Coding sequences:
- the trappc2l gene encoding trafficking protein particle complex subunit 2-like protein; protein product: MAVCIAVIAKENYPLYIRSVPTQGELKFHYTVHTSLDVVEEKISGVGKALADQRELYLGLLYPTEDYKVYGYVTNSKVKFVIVVDSSNTSLRDNEIRSMFRKLHNSFTDVMCNPFYNPGDPIQSKAFDSIVSTMMVQAF